The following coding sequences are from one Nitrososphaerales archaeon window:
- a CDS encoding RNA-guided pseudouridylation complex pseudouridine synthase subunit Cbf5, whose amino-acid sequence MINESEGLITIDEDVTNEAYGYQPYNRPIEQLLNYGFIPLDKPAGPTSHEVVAWVRRILDVKKAGHSGTLDPPVTGVLPIGIGEATKVLGVLLMGPKEYYAVARLHSPVDQAKLNRVFSEFVGEIYQRPPQRSSVKRTIRTRTIYNLEILEQMGRLLLLRVVCQAGTYVRKLVYDIGEVLGPGATMVELRRTRVSHIDEKDGLVRLHDLLDAYQIWREKGDEEKLRRLIKPVEYAVLNLKKVFIRDSAVDAICHGAQLAVPGIVKISKDISKGDLVAIYTLKGELVALGEAIMSTTEVLNADKGIAFSTKRVIMKAGTYPRMWK is encoded by the coding sequence GATGTGACGAACGAGGCTTATGGTTATCAACCTTACAATAGGCCTATAGAGCAACTTTTAAATTATGGATTTATACCCCTCGATAAACCAGCCGGGCCCACGAGCCATGAAGTTGTAGCGTGGGTCCGAAGAATTCTGGATGTAAAGAAAGCGGGCCATAGTGGTACACTAGATCCACCAGTGACCGGTGTATTGCCGATCGGGATAGGTGAGGCTACAAAGGTATTAGGAGTACTCTTGATGGGGCCTAAGGAGTATTACGCTGTAGCTCGTTTACATAGCCCCGTAGATCAGGCGAAGCTCAACAGAGTGTTCTCCGAATTCGTGGGCGAGATTTATCAGAGACCTCCACAGAGATCCTCTGTAAAGAGGACTATTAGAACACGTACGATTTACAACCTGGAGATATTGGAGCAGATGGGGCGCTTACTACTGTTGAGGGTGGTATGTCAAGCGGGCACGTATGTAAGAAAATTGGTTTATGATATAGGAGAGGTTTTGGGACCCGGTGCGACGATGGTAGAGTTAAGGCGTACTAGAGTTAGCCACATAGATGAAAAAGATGGATTAGTCCGATTACACGATCTTCTCGATGCCTATCAGATCTGGAGGGAGAAGGGTGATGAGGAGAAGTTAAGGAGGTTGATCAAACCTGTAGAGTATGCGGTCTTAAACTTAAAGAAGGTATTTATTCGGGATTCGGCCGTGGATGCGATCTGTCATGGTGCCCAACTCGCTGTACCGGGCATCGTAAAGATATCTAAAGATATATCGAAAGGTGATTTAGTAGCGATATATACGTTGAAGGGAGAGTTGGTCGCCCTTGGTGAAGCGATCATGTCTACAACTGAAGTTTTAAATGCAGATAAGGGTATAGCATTCTCAACAAAGAGGGTGATTATGAAGGCTGGAACATATCCACGTATGTGGAAGTAG